The following are encoded together in the Frankiaceae bacterium genome:
- a CDS encoding maleylpyruvate isomerase family mycothiol-dependent enzyme — MDARFAGPWPDIRPLVAAELDAYLAAVAAIDPALPTRCAPWTVRDVTTHLAATFERFVAMLSQGRRGDLTPPFAPEDMDAENLRAVRAYTRDPEAALREECERFLALASDPDEVMPHQRGPIPVGVQQLFGLGDLAVHHDDVAVAAGRSYAPPPEVVSALVASYRRLGWWDDADPPEWRSFVSERGT; from the coding sequence ATGGACGCACGCTTCGCCGGCCCGTGGCCGGACATCCGGCCGCTGGTGGCCGCCGAGCTCGACGCCTACCTCGCGGCCGTCGCGGCGATCGACCCGGCGCTGCCCACCCGCTGCGCGCCGTGGACCGTCCGCGACGTGACCACGCATCTGGCGGCGACGTTCGAACGCTTCGTGGCCATGCTGTCGCAAGGCAGGCGCGGCGACCTCACGCCGCCGTTCGCGCCGGAGGACATGGACGCCGAGAACCTCCGCGCCGTACGCGCCTACACCCGCGATCCCGAGGCCGCGCTGCGGGAGGAGTGCGAGCGGTTCCTCGCGCTCGCCTCGGACCCTGACGAGGTGATGCCGCACCAGCGCGGCCCGATCCCTGTCGGCGTGCAGCAGCTGTTCGGGCTCGGCGACCTCGCCGTGCACCACGACGACGTCGCCGTCGCGGCCGGGAGGTCGTACGCGCCGCCGCCCGAGGTGGTGTCGGCGCTGGTGGCGTCGTACCGTCGGCTCGGCTGGTGGGACGACGCCGACCCGCCCGAGTGGCGGTCGTTCGTGAGCGAGAGGGGCACCTGA
- a CDS encoding GNAT family N-acetyltransferase, with the protein MIRPATPADAAGIARVQVDTWRAAYPGLVPGAVLAGLNAAANTARWAELVADPVTRTWVAVTDGEVSGFLAGGPARDGDLDAAAYGEVYAVYVLPSAQGQGLGRGLLDAADGWFAEHGRTAVALWVLTANVPSRTFYEHRGFTADGAARTIDIGGTDVPEVRYARNLPAVRALS; encoded by the coding sequence GTGATCAGGCCCGCCACGCCCGCCGACGCCGCGGGCATCGCGCGCGTCCAGGTGGACACGTGGCGGGCGGCGTACCCCGGCCTGGTGCCCGGCGCCGTCCTCGCGGGGCTGAACGCGGCCGCCAACACGGCGCGCTGGGCCGAGCTCGTCGCCGATCCGGTCACGCGGACGTGGGTCGCGGTCACGGACGGTGAGGTCAGCGGCTTCCTCGCGGGCGGTCCGGCGCGGGACGGCGACCTCGACGCGGCGGCGTACGGCGAGGTCTACGCCGTCTACGTCCTCCCGTCGGCGCAGGGGCAGGGCCTCGGCCGCGGCCTCCTGGACGCGGCGGACGGGTGGTTCGCGGAACACGGCCGCACTGCCGTGGCGTTGTGGGTTCTGACCGCCAACGTCCCGTCTCGTACGTTTTACGAGCATCGTGGCTTTACAGCGGACGGCGCGGCCCGCACCATCGACATCGGAGGGACGGATGTGCCCGAAGTCCGGTACGCCCGCAACCTCCCGGCCGTTCGCGCGTTGTCCTAG
- a CDS encoding DUF2277 domain-containing protein yields MCRSIKTLRGAEPPPTEGEVTAAALQYVRKLSGYRAPSKANAAAFEQAVAEVAAASERLLTALGTEPTPGGPDYVPRPPRTPAGAGR; encoded by the coding sequence GTGTGCAGGAGCATCAAGACGCTGCGTGGCGCGGAGCCGCCGCCGACCGAGGGCGAGGTGACCGCGGCGGCGTTGCAGTACGTCCGCAAGCTCAGCGGCTACCGCGCGCCGTCGAAGGCCAACGCCGCGGCGTTCGAGCAGGCCGTGGCCGAGGTGGCGGCCGCGTCCGAACGCCTCCTCACCGCCCTCGGCACCGAGCCGACCCCCGGCGGCCCCGACTACGTCCCCCGGCCGCCGCGCACGCCCGCGGGTGCCGGGCGGTGA